In one Bombyx mori chromosome 22, ASM3026992v2 genomic region, the following are encoded:
- the LOC101737298 gene encoding translation initiation factor IF-2 isoform X4, which translates to MPMYQRPPFWRVPHQRVDPEDEPRNFGQRKVTPGTPAGRDLVRGDIIAKIDDYDARDLRHEDAQNLFKNAPNQIKLVIQRGGSSPHLYSVPRTTGSYVGRVPTPTFYHELAEDVEREGLRGSGTPLAPRSPIPNASATPFRTPSPLPPSWRGPESLPRSTPVPPSQFQPQLDGEYRTYLLSPSSTRTDETIDESIQSQPYRTTPLVLPGAKVRREPGPTESYLRHHPNPAMRAPPNHDYRDTLMKQKVLHKQFNSPINLYSEQNIANSIRQQTSPLPPRPAAQYDPAKSETYRALQEDGLPDAATELSAPVATKVFTAPTSKRPAPTPKPTKQSDAKPKGKQTTFVNSLHEEHIQQSNSFKRLMFNVLGDTEF; encoded by the exons ATGCCAATGTATCAGAGACCACCGTTCTGGCGGGTGCCACACCAACGCGTGGACCCTGAAGACGAGCCCAGGAACTTTGGTCAACGAAAG GTGACGCCAGGTACTCCGGCCGGCAGGGACTTAGTCCGTGGGGATATCATCGCGAAGATCGACGATTATGACGCACGTGACCTTCGACACGAGGACGCACAGAATCTATTCAAGAATGCTCCAAATCAGATTAAATTAGTCATACAAAG GGGCGGTTCGAGTCCTCATCTATACTCTGTACCACGCACGACGGGCAGCTATGTAGGCCGTGTGCCGACACCCACATTTTATCACGAGCTCGCCGA GGACGTGGAACGCGAAGGACTGAGAGGTTCAGGCACGCCACTAGCGCCACGTTCGCCCATACCCAACGCAAGCGCCACACCATTCAG GACTCCAAGCCCGTTGCCTCCGTCATGGCGTGGTCCGGAATCTCTGCCTCGCAGCACACCGGTGCCACCTTCGCAATTCCAGCCACAACTGGACGGCGAATACAGAACCTATCTGCTGTCGCCTTCTTCCACGCGCACCGATGAGACCATCGATGAGTCTATTCAGAGTCAG CCGTACCGCACCACTCCTCTCGTGCTCCCGGGAGCTAAGGTCCGAAGGGAGCCTGGCCCCACAGAGAGTTACCTGCGTCATCACCCCAACCCAGCAATGAGGGCACCTCCTAACCACGACTACCGTGATACCCTTATGAAACAAAAG GTGTTGCACAAGCAATTCAACTCTCCAATCAATCTATACTCGGAACAGAACATTGCAAACTCTATCAGGCAGCAAACTTCGCCTCTGCC CCCCAGGCCGGCCGCGCAGTACGACCCCGCCAAGTCCGAGACGTACCGCGCGCTGCAGGAGGACGGCCTGCCCGACGCCGCCACCGAACTCTCCGCGCCCGTCGCCACCAAGGTCTTCACAGCGCCGACCAGCAAG AGGCCAGCGCCTACACCGAAACCGACGAAGCAGTCCGACGCGAAACCGAAAGGAAAACAAACGACCTTC GTAAATTCACTACACGAAGAACACATTCAACAGTCGAATTCATTCAAACGCCTCATGTTCAACGTACTTGGGGACACCGAATTCTAA
- the LOC101737298 gene encoding uncharacterized protein LOC101737298 isoform X2: MPMYQRPPFWRVPHQRVDPEDEPRNFGQRKVTPGTPAGRDLVRGDIIAKIDDYDARDLRHEDAQNLFKNAPNQIKLVIQRGGSSPHLYSVPRTTGSYVGRVPTPTFYHELAEDVEREGLRGSGTPLAPRSPIPNASATPFRTPSPLPPSWRGPESLPRSTPVPPSQFQPQLDGEYRTYLLSPSSTRTDETIDESIQSQPYRTTPLVLPGAKVRREPGPTESYLRHHPNPAMRAPPNHDYRDTLMKQKVAESVLQRVVGEEAPKVLHKQFNSPINLYSEQNIANSIRQQTSPLPPRPAAQYDPAKSETYRALQEDGLPDAATELSAPVATKVFTAPTSKRPAPTPKPTKQSDAKPKGKQTTFVNSLHEEHIQQSNSFKRLMFNVLGDTEF, encoded by the exons ATGCCAATGTATCAGAGACCACCGTTCTGGCGGGTGCCACACCAACGCGTGGACCCTGAAGACGAGCCCAGGAACTTTGGTCAACGAAAG GTGACGCCAGGTACTCCGGCCGGCAGGGACTTAGTCCGTGGGGATATCATCGCGAAGATCGACGATTATGACGCACGTGACCTTCGACACGAGGACGCACAGAATCTATTCAAGAATGCTCCAAATCAGATTAAATTAGTCATACAAAG GGGCGGTTCGAGTCCTCATCTATACTCTGTACCACGCACGACGGGCAGCTATGTAGGCCGTGTGCCGACACCCACATTTTATCACGAGCTCGCCGA GGACGTGGAACGCGAAGGACTGAGAGGTTCAGGCACGCCACTAGCGCCACGTTCGCCCATACCCAACGCAAGCGCCACACCATTCAG GACTCCAAGCCCGTTGCCTCCGTCATGGCGTGGTCCGGAATCTCTGCCTCGCAGCACACCGGTGCCACCTTCGCAATTCCAGCCACAACTGGACGGCGAATACAGAACCTATCTGCTGTCGCCTTCTTCCACGCGCACCGATGAGACCATCGATGAGTCTATTCAGAGTCAG CCGTACCGCACCACTCCTCTCGTGCTCCCGGGAGCTAAGGTCCGAAGGGAGCCTGGCCCCACAGAGAGTTACCTGCGTCATCACCCCAACCCAGCAATGAGGGCACCTCCTAACCACGACTACCGTGATACCCTTATGAAACAAAAG GTGGCAGAGTCGGTGCTGCAGCGAGTGGTTGGCGAAGAGGCACCTAAG GTGTTGCACAAGCAATTCAACTCTCCAATCAATCTATACTCGGAACAGAACATTGCAAACTCTATCAGGCAGCAAACTTCGCCTCTGCC CCCCAGGCCGGCCGCGCAGTACGACCCCGCCAAGTCCGAGACGTACCGCGCGCTGCAGGAGGACGGCCTGCCCGACGCCGCCACCGAACTCTCCGCGCCCGTCGCCACCAAGGTCTTCACAGCGCCGACCAGCAAG AGGCCAGCGCCTACACCGAAACCGACGAAGCAGTCCGACGCGAAACCGAAAGGAAAACAAACGACCTTC GTAAATTCACTACACGAAGAACACATTCAACAGTCGAATTCATTCAAACGCCTCATGTTCAACGTACTTGGGGACACCGAATTCTAA
- the LOC101737298 gene encoding PDZ and LIM domain protein 3 isoform X14 — translation MGRLHTFVVTLRRDSREINWGLRLVGGADLATPLIVTRVTPGTPAGRDLVRGDIIAKIDDYDARDLRHEDAQNLFKNAPNQIKLVIQRTPSPLPPSWRGPESLPRSTPVPPSQFQPQLDGEYRTYLLSPSSTRTDETIDESIQSQPYRTTPLVLPGAKVRREPGPTESYLRHHPNPAMRAPPNHDYRDTLMKQKVLHKQFNSPINLYSEQNIANSIRQQTSPLPPRPAAQYDPAKSETYRALQEDGLPDAATELSAPVATKVFTAPTSKRPAPTPKPTKQSDAKPKGKQTTFVNSLHEEHIQQSNSFKRLMFNVLGDTEF, via the exons ATGGGCCGATTGCATACGTTCGTAGTGACCCTGCGGAGGGATTCTCGCGAGATCAACTGGGGACTACGGCTTGTGGGCGGCGCAGACCTCGCCACTCCACTCATTGTCACAAGG GTGACGCCAGGTACTCCGGCCGGCAGGGACTTAGTCCGTGGGGATATCATCGCGAAGATCGACGATTATGACGCACGTGACCTTCGACACGAGGACGCACAGAATCTATTCAAGAATGCTCCAAATCAGATTAAATTAGTCATACAAAG GACTCCAAGCCCGTTGCCTCCGTCATGGCGTGGTCCGGAATCTCTGCCTCGCAGCACACCGGTGCCACCTTCGCAATTCCAGCCACAACTGGACGGCGAATACAGAACCTATCTGCTGTCGCCTTCTTCCACGCGCACCGATGAGACCATCGATGAGTCTATTCAGAGTCAG CCGTACCGCACCACTCCTCTCGTGCTCCCGGGAGCTAAGGTCCGAAGGGAGCCTGGCCCCACAGAGAGTTACCTGCGTCATCACCCCAACCCAGCAATGAGGGCACCTCCTAACCACGACTACCGTGATACCCTTATGAAACAAAAG GTGTTGCACAAGCAATTCAACTCTCCAATCAATCTATACTCGGAACAGAACATTGCAAACTCTATCAGGCAGCAAACTTCGCCTCTGCC CCCCAGGCCGGCCGCGCAGTACGACCCCGCCAAGTCCGAGACGTACCGCGCGCTGCAGGAGGACGGCCTGCCCGACGCCGCCACCGAACTCTCCGCGCCCGTCGCCACCAAGGTCTTCACAGCGCCGACCAGCAAG AGGCCAGCGCCTACACCGAAACCGACGAAGCAGTCCGACGCGAAACCGAAAGGAAAACAAACGACCTTC GTAAATTCACTACACGAAGAACACATTCAACAGTCGAATTCATTCAAACGCCTCATGTTCAACGTACTTGGGGACACCGAATTCTAA
- the LOC101737298 gene encoding PDZ and LIM domain protein 3 isoform X5 encodes MGRLHTFVVTLRRDSREINWGLRLVGGADLATPLIVTRVTPGTPAGRDLVRGDIIAKIDDYDARDLRHEDAQNLFKNAPNQIKLVIQRGGSSPHLYSVPRTTGSYVGRVPTPTFYHELAETPSPLPPSWRGPESLPRSTPVPPSQFQPQLDGEYRTYLLSPSSTRTDETIDESIQSQPYRTTPLVLPGAKVRREPGPTESYLRHHPNPAMRAPPNHDYRDTLMKQKVAESVLQRVVGEEAPKVLHKQFNSPINLYSEQNIANSIRQQTSPLPPRPAAQYDPAKSETYRALQEDGLPDAATELSAPVATKVFTAPTSKRPAPTPKPTKQSDAKPKGKQTTFVNSLHEEHIQQSNSFKRLMFNVLGDTEF; translated from the exons ATGGGCCGATTGCATACGTTCGTAGTGACCCTGCGGAGGGATTCTCGCGAGATCAACTGGGGACTACGGCTTGTGGGCGGCGCAGACCTCGCCACTCCACTCATTGTCACAAGG GTGACGCCAGGTACTCCGGCCGGCAGGGACTTAGTCCGTGGGGATATCATCGCGAAGATCGACGATTATGACGCACGTGACCTTCGACACGAGGACGCACAGAATCTATTCAAGAATGCTCCAAATCAGATTAAATTAGTCATACAAAG GGGCGGTTCGAGTCCTCATCTATACTCTGTACCACGCACGACGGGCAGCTATGTAGGCCGTGTGCCGACACCCACATTTTATCACGAGCTCGCCGA GACTCCAAGCCCGTTGCCTCCGTCATGGCGTGGTCCGGAATCTCTGCCTCGCAGCACACCGGTGCCACCTTCGCAATTCCAGCCACAACTGGACGGCGAATACAGAACCTATCTGCTGTCGCCTTCTTCCACGCGCACCGATGAGACCATCGATGAGTCTATTCAGAGTCAG CCGTACCGCACCACTCCTCTCGTGCTCCCGGGAGCTAAGGTCCGAAGGGAGCCTGGCCCCACAGAGAGTTACCTGCGTCATCACCCCAACCCAGCAATGAGGGCACCTCCTAACCACGACTACCGTGATACCCTTATGAAACAAAAG GTGGCAGAGTCGGTGCTGCAGCGAGTGGTTGGCGAAGAGGCACCTAAG GTGTTGCACAAGCAATTCAACTCTCCAATCAATCTATACTCGGAACAGAACATTGCAAACTCTATCAGGCAGCAAACTTCGCCTCTGCC CCCCAGGCCGGCCGCGCAGTACGACCCCGCCAAGTCCGAGACGTACCGCGCGCTGCAGGAGGACGGCCTGCCCGACGCCGCCACCGAACTCTCCGCGCCCGTCGCCACCAAGGTCTTCACAGCGCCGACCAGCAAG AGGCCAGCGCCTACACCGAAACCGACGAAGCAGTCCGACGCGAAACCGAAAGGAAAACAAACGACCTTC GTAAATTCACTACACGAAGAACACATTCAACAGTCGAATTCATTCAAACGCCTCATGTTCAACGTACTTGGGGACACCGAATTCTAA
- the LOC101737298 gene encoding PDZ and LIM domain protein 3 isoform X3 encodes MGRLHTFVVTLRRDSREINWGLRLVGGADLATPLIVTRVTPGTPAGRDLVRGDIIAKIDDYDARDLRHEDAQNLFKNAPNQIKLVIQRGGSSPHLYSVPRTTGSYVGRVPTPTFYHELAEDVEREGLRGSGTPLAPRSPIPNASATPFRTPSPLPPSWRGPESLPRSTPVPPSQFQPQLDGEYRTYLLSPSSTRTDETIDESIQSQPYRTTPLVLPGAKVRREPGPTESYLRHHPNPAMRAPPNHDYRDTLMKQKVLHKQFNSPINLYSEQNIANSIRQQTSPLPPRPAAQYDPAKSETYRALQEDGLPDAATELSAPVATKVFTAPTSKRPAPTPKPTKQSDAKPKGKQTTFVNSLHEEHIQQSNSFKRLMFNVLGDTEF; translated from the exons ATGGGCCGATTGCATACGTTCGTAGTGACCCTGCGGAGGGATTCTCGCGAGATCAACTGGGGACTACGGCTTGTGGGCGGCGCAGACCTCGCCACTCCACTCATTGTCACAAGG GTGACGCCAGGTACTCCGGCCGGCAGGGACTTAGTCCGTGGGGATATCATCGCGAAGATCGACGATTATGACGCACGTGACCTTCGACACGAGGACGCACAGAATCTATTCAAGAATGCTCCAAATCAGATTAAATTAGTCATACAAAG GGGCGGTTCGAGTCCTCATCTATACTCTGTACCACGCACGACGGGCAGCTATGTAGGCCGTGTGCCGACACCCACATTTTATCACGAGCTCGCCGA GGACGTGGAACGCGAAGGACTGAGAGGTTCAGGCACGCCACTAGCGCCACGTTCGCCCATACCCAACGCAAGCGCCACACCATTCAG GACTCCAAGCCCGTTGCCTCCGTCATGGCGTGGTCCGGAATCTCTGCCTCGCAGCACACCGGTGCCACCTTCGCAATTCCAGCCACAACTGGACGGCGAATACAGAACCTATCTGCTGTCGCCTTCTTCCACGCGCACCGATGAGACCATCGATGAGTCTATTCAGAGTCAG CCGTACCGCACCACTCCTCTCGTGCTCCCGGGAGCTAAGGTCCGAAGGGAGCCTGGCCCCACAGAGAGTTACCTGCGTCATCACCCCAACCCAGCAATGAGGGCACCTCCTAACCACGACTACCGTGATACCCTTATGAAACAAAAG GTGTTGCACAAGCAATTCAACTCTCCAATCAATCTATACTCGGAACAGAACATTGCAAACTCTATCAGGCAGCAAACTTCGCCTCTGCC CCCCAGGCCGGCCGCGCAGTACGACCCCGCCAAGTCCGAGACGTACCGCGCGCTGCAGGAGGACGGCCTGCCCGACGCCGCCACCGAACTCTCCGCGCCCGTCGCCACCAAGGTCTTCACAGCGCCGACCAGCAAG AGGCCAGCGCCTACACCGAAACCGACGAAGCAGTCCGACGCGAAACCGAAAGGAAAACAAACGACCTTC GTAAATTCACTACACGAAGAACACATTCAACAGTCGAATTCATTCAAACGCCTCATGTTCAACGTACTTGGGGACACCGAATTCTAA
- the LOC101737298 gene encoding PDZ and LIM domain protein 3 isoform X10, whose amino-acid sequence MGRLHTFVVTLRRDSREINWGLRLVGGADLATPLIVTRVTPGTPAGRDLVRGDIIAKIDDYDARDLRHEDAQNLFKNAPNQIKLVIQRDVEREGLRGSGTPLAPRSPIPNASATPFRTPSPLPPSWRGPESLPRSTPVPPSQFQPQLDGEYRTYLLSPSSTRTDETIDESIQSQPYRTTPLVLPGAKVRREPGPTESYLRHHPNPAMRAPPNHDYRDTLMKQKVLHKQFNSPINLYSEQNIANSIRQQTSPLPPRPAAQYDPAKSETYRALQEDGLPDAATELSAPVATKVFTAPTSKRPAPTPKPTKQSDAKPKGKQTTFVNSLHEEHIQQSNSFKRLMFNVLGDTEF is encoded by the exons ATGGGCCGATTGCATACGTTCGTAGTGACCCTGCGGAGGGATTCTCGCGAGATCAACTGGGGACTACGGCTTGTGGGCGGCGCAGACCTCGCCACTCCACTCATTGTCACAAGG GTGACGCCAGGTACTCCGGCCGGCAGGGACTTAGTCCGTGGGGATATCATCGCGAAGATCGACGATTATGACGCACGTGACCTTCGACACGAGGACGCACAGAATCTATTCAAGAATGCTCCAAATCAGATTAAATTAGTCATACAAAG GGACGTGGAACGCGAAGGACTGAGAGGTTCAGGCACGCCACTAGCGCCACGTTCGCCCATACCCAACGCAAGCGCCACACCATTCAG GACTCCAAGCCCGTTGCCTCCGTCATGGCGTGGTCCGGAATCTCTGCCTCGCAGCACACCGGTGCCACCTTCGCAATTCCAGCCACAACTGGACGGCGAATACAGAACCTATCTGCTGTCGCCTTCTTCCACGCGCACCGATGAGACCATCGATGAGTCTATTCAGAGTCAG CCGTACCGCACCACTCCTCTCGTGCTCCCGGGAGCTAAGGTCCGAAGGGAGCCTGGCCCCACAGAGAGTTACCTGCGTCATCACCCCAACCCAGCAATGAGGGCACCTCCTAACCACGACTACCGTGATACCCTTATGAAACAAAAG GTGTTGCACAAGCAATTCAACTCTCCAATCAATCTATACTCGGAACAGAACATTGCAAACTCTATCAGGCAGCAAACTTCGCCTCTGCC CCCCAGGCCGGCCGCGCAGTACGACCCCGCCAAGTCCGAGACGTACCGCGCGCTGCAGGAGGACGGCCTGCCCGACGCCGCCACCGAACTCTCCGCGCCCGTCGCCACCAAGGTCTTCACAGCGCCGACCAGCAAG AGGCCAGCGCCTACACCGAAACCGACGAAGCAGTCCGACGCGAAACCGAAAGGAAAACAAACGACCTTC GTAAATTCACTACACGAAGAACACATTCAACAGTCGAATTCATTCAAACGCCTCATGTTCAACGTACTTGGGGACACCGAATTCTAA
- the LOC101737298 gene encoding PDZ and LIM domain protein 3 isoform X13 encodes MPMYQRPPFWRVPHQRVDPEDEPRNFGQRKVTPGTPAGRDLVRGDIIAKIDDYDARDLRHEDAQNLFKNAPNQIKLVIQRTPSPLPPSWRGPESLPRSTPVPPSQFQPQLDGEYRTYLLSPSSTRTDETIDESIQSQPYRTTPLVLPGAKVRREPGPTESYLRHHPNPAMRAPPNHDYRDTLMKQKVAESVLQRVVGEEAPKVLHKQFNSPINLYSEQNIANSIRQQTSPLPPRPAAQYDPAKSETYRALQEDGLPDAATELSAPVATKVFTAPTSKRPAPTPKPTKQSDAKPKGKQTTFVNSLHEEHIQQSNSFKRLMFNVLGDTEF; translated from the exons ATGCCAATGTATCAGAGACCACCGTTCTGGCGGGTGCCACACCAACGCGTGGACCCTGAAGACGAGCCCAGGAACTTTGGTCAACGAAAG GTGACGCCAGGTACTCCGGCCGGCAGGGACTTAGTCCGTGGGGATATCATCGCGAAGATCGACGATTATGACGCACGTGACCTTCGACACGAGGACGCACAGAATCTATTCAAGAATGCTCCAAATCAGATTAAATTAGTCATACAAAG GACTCCAAGCCCGTTGCCTCCGTCATGGCGTGGTCCGGAATCTCTGCCTCGCAGCACACCGGTGCCACCTTCGCAATTCCAGCCACAACTGGACGGCGAATACAGAACCTATCTGCTGTCGCCTTCTTCCACGCGCACCGATGAGACCATCGATGAGTCTATTCAGAGTCAG CCGTACCGCACCACTCCTCTCGTGCTCCCGGGAGCTAAGGTCCGAAGGGAGCCTGGCCCCACAGAGAGTTACCTGCGTCATCACCCCAACCCAGCAATGAGGGCACCTCCTAACCACGACTACCGTGATACCCTTATGAAACAAAAG GTGGCAGAGTCGGTGCTGCAGCGAGTGGTTGGCGAAGAGGCACCTAAG GTGTTGCACAAGCAATTCAACTCTCCAATCAATCTATACTCGGAACAGAACATTGCAAACTCTATCAGGCAGCAAACTTCGCCTCTGCC CCCCAGGCCGGCCGCGCAGTACGACCCCGCCAAGTCCGAGACGTACCGCGCGCTGCAGGAGGACGGCCTGCCCGACGCCGCCACCGAACTCTCCGCGCCCGTCGCCACCAAGGTCTTCACAGCGCCGACCAGCAAG AGGCCAGCGCCTACACCGAAACCGACGAAGCAGTCCGACGCGAAACCGAAAGGAAAACAAACGACCTTC GTAAATTCACTACACGAAGAACACATTCAACAGTCGAATTCATTCAAACGCCTCATGTTCAACGTACTTGGGGACACCGAATTCTAA
- the LOC101737298 gene encoding PDZ and LIM domain protein 3 isoform X12, protein MGRLHTFVVTLRRDSREINWGLRLVGGADLATPLIVTRVTPGTPAGRDLVRGDIIAKIDDYDARDLRHEDAQNLFKNAPNQIKLVIQRTPSPLPPSWRGPESLPRSTPVPPSQFQPQLDGEYRTYLLSPSSTRTDETIDESIQSQPYRTTPLVLPGAKVRREPGPTESYLRHHPNPAMRAPPNHDYRDTLMKQKVAESVLQRVVGEEAPKVLHKQFNSPINLYSEQNIANSIRQQTSPLPPRPAAQYDPAKSETYRALQEDGLPDAATELSAPVATKVFTAPTSKRPAPTPKPTKQSDAKPKGKQTTFVNSLHEEHIQQSNSFKRLMFNVLGDTEF, encoded by the exons ATGGGCCGATTGCATACGTTCGTAGTGACCCTGCGGAGGGATTCTCGCGAGATCAACTGGGGACTACGGCTTGTGGGCGGCGCAGACCTCGCCACTCCACTCATTGTCACAAGG GTGACGCCAGGTACTCCGGCCGGCAGGGACTTAGTCCGTGGGGATATCATCGCGAAGATCGACGATTATGACGCACGTGACCTTCGACACGAGGACGCACAGAATCTATTCAAGAATGCTCCAAATCAGATTAAATTAGTCATACAAAG GACTCCAAGCCCGTTGCCTCCGTCATGGCGTGGTCCGGAATCTCTGCCTCGCAGCACACCGGTGCCACCTTCGCAATTCCAGCCACAACTGGACGGCGAATACAGAACCTATCTGCTGTCGCCTTCTTCCACGCGCACCGATGAGACCATCGATGAGTCTATTCAGAGTCAG CCGTACCGCACCACTCCTCTCGTGCTCCCGGGAGCTAAGGTCCGAAGGGAGCCTGGCCCCACAGAGAGTTACCTGCGTCATCACCCCAACCCAGCAATGAGGGCACCTCCTAACCACGACTACCGTGATACCCTTATGAAACAAAAG GTGGCAGAGTCGGTGCTGCAGCGAGTGGTTGGCGAAGAGGCACCTAAG GTGTTGCACAAGCAATTCAACTCTCCAATCAATCTATACTCGGAACAGAACATTGCAAACTCTATCAGGCAGCAAACTTCGCCTCTGCC CCCCAGGCCGGCCGCGCAGTACGACCCCGCCAAGTCCGAGACGTACCGCGCGCTGCAGGAGGACGGCCTGCCCGACGCCGCCACCGAACTCTCCGCGCCCGTCGCCACCAAGGTCTTCACAGCGCCGACCAGCAAG AGGCCAGCGCCTACACCGAAACCGACGAAGCAGTCCGACGCGAAACCGAAAGGAAAACAAACGACCTTC GTAAATTCACTACACGAAGAACACATTCAACAGTCGAATTCATTCAAACGCCTCATGTTCAACGTACTTGGGGACACCGAATTCTAA
- the LOC101737298 gene encoding PDZ and LIM domain protein 7 isoform X1, translated as MGRLHTFVVTLRRDSREINWGLRLVGGADLATPLIVTRVTPGTPAGRDLVRGDIIAKIDDYDARDLRHEDAQNLFKNAPNQIKLVIQRGGSSPHLYSVPRTTGSYVGRVPTPTFYHELAEDVEREGLRGSGTPLAPRSPIPNASATPFRTPSPLPPSWRGPESLPRSTPVPPSQFQPQLDGEYRTYLLSPSSTRTDETIDESIQSQPYRTTPLVLPGAKVRREPGPTESYLRHHPNPAMRAPPNHDYRDTLMKQKVAESVLQRVVGEEAPKVLHKQFNSPINLYSEQNIANSIRQQTSPLPPRPAAQYDPAKSETYRALQEDGLPDAATELSAPVATKVFTAPTSKRPAPTPKPTKQSDAKPKGKQTTFVNSLHEEHIQQSNSFKRLMFNVLGDTEF; from the exons ATGGGCCGATTGCATACGTTCGTAGTGACCCTGCGGAGGGATTCTCGCGAGATCAACTGGGGACTACGGCTTGTGGGCGGCGCAGACCTCGCCACTCCACTCATTGTCACAAGG GTGACGCCAGGTACTCCGGCCGGCAGGGACTTAGTCCGTGGGGATATCATCGCGAAGATCGACGATTATGACGCACGTGACCTTCGACACGAGGACGCACAGAATCTATTCAAGAATGCTCCAAATCAGATTAAATTAGTCATACAAAG GGGCGGTTCGAGTCCTCATCTATACTCTGTACCACGCACGACGGGCAGCTATGTAGGCCGTGTGCCGACACCCACATTTTATCACGAGCTCGCCGA GGACGTGGAACGCGAAGGACTGAGAGGTTCAGGCACGCCACTAGCGCCACGTTCGCCCATACCCAACGCAAGCGCCACACCATTCAG GACTCCAAGCCCGTTGCCTCCGTCATGGCGTGGTCCGGAATCTCTGCCTCGCAGCACACCGGTGCCACCTTCGCAATTCCAGCCACAACTGGACGGCGAATACAGAACCTATCTGCTGTCGCCTTCTTCCACGCGCACCGATGAGACCATCGATGAGTCTATTCAGAGTCAG CCGTACCGCACCACTCCTCTCGTGCTCCCGGGAGCTAAGGTCCGAAGGGAGCCTGGCCCCACAGAGAGTTACCTGCGTCATCACCCCAACCCAGCAATGAGGGCACCTCCTAACCACGACTACCGTGATACCCTTATGAAACAAAAG GTGGCAGAGTCGGTGCTGCAGCGAGTGGTTGGCGAAGAGGCACCTAAG GTGTTGCACAAGCAATTCAACTCTCCAATCAATCTATACTCGGAACAGAACATTGCAAACTCTATCAGGCAGCAAACTTCGCCTCTGCC CCCCAGGCCGGCCGCGCAGTACGACCCCGCCAAGTCCGAGACGTACCGCGCGCTGCAGGAGGACGGCCTGCCCGACGCCGCCACCGAACTCTCCGCGCCCGTCGCCACCAAGGTCTTCACAGCGCCGACCAGCAAG AGGCCAGCGCCTACACCGAAACCGACGAAGCAGTCCGACGCGAAACCGAAAGGAAAACAAACGACCTTC GTAAATTCACTACACGAAGAACACATTCAACAGTCGAATTCATTCAAACGCCTCATGTTCAACGTACTTGGGGACACCGAATTCTAA